A genomic window from Microvirga sp. TS319 includes:
- a CDS encoding carboxyl transferase domain-containing protein, with translation MPVIATSADLTSDNARANRAAWAALARDLQAKRQAAAEGGPAKARERHLARGKLLPRERVMRLLDPGAPFLELGSLAAYGLYEDAIHGAGIITGIGRVEGREVMIVCNDSTIKGGTYYPMTVKKHLRAQEIARENRLPCIYLVDSGGANLPHQTEVFPDREHFGRIFYNQATLSSMGIPQIACVMGSCTAGGAYVPAMSDETVIVRRQGTIFLGGPPLVRAATGEVVSAEDLGGAEVHARQSGVADHYATDDVHALAIVRRIVGTLNTRKRIDIDLAEPAEPKYAIDDLDAIVPTDLKKQYDIREVIARLVDGSEFDEFKRLYGTTLVTGFARIWGMPVGIVANNGILFSESALKGAHFIELCCQRRIPLLFLQNIAGFMVGRQYEAGGIAKDGAKLVTAVACAQVPKITLLVGGSFGAGNYGMCGRAYSPRFLFTWPNSRISVMGGEQAASVLATVRRDNLEAEGKSWSADEEEAFKAPIRSRYEEEGSPYHATARLWDDGIILPSETRRVLALAFSAALNAPVPETRFGVFRM, from the coding sequence GTGCCCGTCATCGCCACTTCCGCGGATCTCACGTCGGACAACGCGCGGGCCAACCGCGCCGCCTGGGCGGCGCTCGCCCGCGACCTTCAGGCCAAGCGGCAGGCCGCCGCCGAGGGCGGGCCCGCGAAGGCGCGGGAACGCCACCTCGCCCGCGGCAAGCTGCTGCCGCGCGAGCGCGTGATGCGCCTCCTCGATCCGGGCGCCCCCTTCCTGGAACTCGGCTCGCTGGCGGCCTACGGCCTGTACGAGGACGCCATCCACGGCGCCGGAATCATCACCGGCATCGGCCGGGTGGAAGGCCGCGAGGTCATGATCGTGTGCAACGATTCGACCATCAAGGGCGGCACCTATTATCCGATGACGGTGAAGAAGCACCTGCGCGCGCAGGAGATCGCGCGCGAGAACCGTCTGCCCTGCATCTATCTCGTGGATTCCGGCGGCGCGAACCTGCCGCACCAGACGGAGGTCTTCCCCGACCGCGAGCATTTCGGCCGCATCTTCTACAACCAGGCGACCTTGTCCTCGATGGGCATTCCGCAGATCGCCTGCGTCATGGGCTCGTGCACGGCGGGCGGCGCATATGTGCCGGCCATGTCGGACGAGACCGTCATCGTGCGCCGCCAGGGCACGATCTTCCTGGGCGGCCCGCCTCTGGTGCGGGCGGCGACGGGCGAGGTGGTGTCGGCGGAGGATCTCGGCGGCGCGGAGGTTCATGCCCGCCAGTCGGGCGTCGCGGATCATTACGCCACCGACGACGTGCACGCGCTTGCCATCGTGCGCCGCATCGTCGGCACGCTCAACACGCGCAAGCGGATCGACATCGATCTCGCGGAGCCGGCGGAGCCGAAATACGCGATCGACGATCTCGACGCGATCGTGCCCACCGATCTCAAGAAGCAATACGATATCCGCGAGGTCATCGCGCGTCTCGTCGACGGGTCCGAGTTCGACGAGTTCAAGCGGCTCTACGGCACCACGCTGGTCACGGGCTTCGCCCGGATCTGGGGCATGCCGGTCGGCATCGTGGCGAACAACGGCATCCTGTTTTCGGAAAGCGCCCTGAAAGGCGCGCATTTCATCGAGCTGTGCTGCCAGCGGCGGATCCCGCTGCTCTTCCTGCAGAACATCGCAGGCTTCATGGTCGGCCGGCAGTACGAGGCCGGCGGCATCGCCAAGGACGGCGCGAAGCTCGTCACCGCCGTGGCCTGCGCCCAGGTTCCGAAGATCACCCTGCTCGTCGGCGGTTCGTTCGGGGCGGGCAATTACGGCATGTGCGGCCGCGCCTATTCTCCGCGCTTCCTGTTCACCTGGCCGAATTCCCGCATCTCCGTAATGGGCGGCGAGCAGGCGGCGAGCGTGCTCGCCACCGTGCGGCGCGACAATCTCGAAGCCGAAGGCAAGAGCTGGAGTGCCGACGAGGAGGAGGCCTTCAAGGCTCCCATCCGCAGCCGATACGAGGAGGAGGGCTCTCCCTACCACGCCACCGCCCGTCTCTGGGACGACGGCATCATCCTGCCGTCCGAGACCCGCCGCGTGCTGGCGCTCGCCTTCTCGGCCGCCCTGAACGCTCCTGTTCCGGAGACGCGGTTCGGCGTGTTCAGGATGTAG
- the lipB gene encoding lipoyl(octanoyl) transferase LipB, translating to MSNLRDSLADRFLSESGSDSVEWAISEELMPYEAAVAFMEARAEAIAEGRARELAWLVEHPPLYTAGTSAQPADLVDPDRFPVHQTGRGGQYTYHGPGQRVAYVMLDLKRRGPDLRRYVAALESWLIRTLAEFNVRGERREDRVGVWVRRPDKGETAEDKIAAIGIRVRRWATFHGISLNVEPDLSHFSGIVPCGVTRHGVTSLVDLGIPVTMPEVDAVMRRAFEDIFGPTERVEAPLLSSHEE from the coding sequence GTGTCGAACCTGCGGGACAGCCTGGCCGATCGGTTTTTGAGCGAAAGCGGATCCGATTCCGTGGAATGGGCGATTTCCGAAGAGCTGATGCCCTACGAGGCGGCGGTCGCCTTCATGGAGGCCCGGGCCGAGGCGATCGCCGAGGGCCGGGCGCGCGAGCTCGCCTGGCTCGTGGAGCATCCCCCGCTGTATACGGCCGGGACCTCGGCGCAGCCCGCGGACCTGGTGGATCCGGACCGGTTTCCGGTTCATCAGACGGGCCGGGGAGGGCAATATACCTATCATGGCCCCGGCCAGCGGGTGGCCTATGTGATGCTCGACCTGAAGCGTCGTGGGCCCGATCTGCGGCGCTACGTGGCGGCGCTCGAATCCTGGCTGATCCGGACGCTCGCGGAGTTCAACGTCCGGGGCGAGCGCCGGGAGGACCGGGTCGGGGTCTGGGTGCGCCGTCCCGACAAGGGCGAGACCGCCGAGGACAAGATCGCGGCGATCGGGATCCGCGTCCGGCGCTGGGCAACCTTCCACGGAATCAGCCTCAACGTGGAGCCGGACCTCTCCCATTTTTCCGGCATCGTTCCCTGCGGGGTGACCCGTCATGGGGTCACGAGCCTCGTGGACCTGGGGATCCCCGTGACCATGCCGGAGGTCGACGCGGTCATGCGCCGGGCTTTCGAGGACATCTTCGGCCCGACCGAGAGGGTGGAGGCGCCGTTGCTTTCCAGCCACGAGGAGTAG
- the mgtE gene encoding magnesium transporter: protein MLEVDTNPTLPPPNGPVLQPLSFRDEEGELNPEFLAAAADAIDASDSERLQQLVEDFHESELGDLLEALAPEQRPRLIELLGAAFDFTALTEVDEAVREEILEELETSTVAEGVRELDSDDAVTILESLPDEEKAEVLDQLPAMERVALQRSLDYPEDSAGRRMQTEFIAVPPFWTVGQTIDFMRDTEELPDTFYEIFVIDPAGHLLGAVALDRLLRSKRPITIQEIMEDEPDRVEATDHQEEVARLFERFNLVSAAVVDSENRLVGVILVDDIVDVLEEEADADIKQLGGVKPDEELSDTVFYTQRSRFPWLFANMCTAFLSAGVIRMFEESLQHMVALAILMPIVASMGGNAGTQTMTVTVRALATRDLGRSNAWRIIVREAAVGVLNGVVFAIIMGGVASLWFQTPEIGLVIGLALITVLIFAALGGIFVPLGLNRLGVDPAVSSGPFVTTITDIVGFFSFLGIATLWFNL from the coding sequence ATGCTGGAAGTCGACACCAATCCGACTCTTCCACCGCCCAACGGGCCGGTTCTTCAGCCTCTGAGCTTCCGGGACGAGGAAGGCGAACTCAATCCGGAATTCCTCGCCGCCGCCGCGGACGCCATCGACGCGTCCGATTCCGAGCGCCTGCAGCAGCTGGTGGAGGACTTTCACGAATCCGAACTCGGCGACCTTCTCGAAGCCCTGGCGCCGGAACAGCGCCCGCGGCTGATCGAACTGCTCGGAGCGGCCTTCGACTTCACGGCGCTCACCGAGGTGGACGAGGCGGTCCGCGAGGAGATTCTCGAGGAGCTCGAAACCTCGACCGTCGCGGAAGGCGTCCGCGAGCTCGATTCCGACGACGCCGTCACGATCCTCGAAAGCCTGCCGGACGAGGAAAAGGCCGAGGTCCTCGATCAGCTTCCGGCCATGGAGCGCGTCGCGCTCCAGCGCTCCCTCGACTACCCGGAAGACAGCGCCGGCCGGCGCATGCAGACCGAGTTCATCGCCGTGCCGCCCTTCTGGACGGTGGGCCAGACCATCGACTTCATGCGCGACACGGAGGAGCTGCCCGACACCTTCTACGAGATCTTCGTGATCGATCCGGCCGGGCATCTTCTCGGCGCGGTGGCTCTCGACAGGCTGCTGCGCTCGAAGCGTCCCATCACGATCCAGGAGATCATGGAGGACGAGCCGGACCGGGTGGAGGCCACCGACCACCAGGAAGAGGTCGCCCGCCTCTTCGAGCGTTTCAACCTCGTCTCCGCCGCCGTGGTGGATTCCGAGAACCGCCTCGTCGGCGTGATCCTGGTCGACGACATCGTCGACGTGCTGGAAGAGGAAGCCGATGCCGACATCAAGCAGCTCGGCGGCGTGAAGCCGGACGAGGAGCTGTCGGACACCGTCTTCTATACCCAGCGCAGCCGTTTCCCCTGGCTCTTCGCCAATATGTGCACGGCCTTCCTGTCGGCGGGCGTCATCCGCATGTTCGAGGAGTCGCTCCAGCACATGGTGGCCCTGGCGATCCTCATGCCCATCGTGGCCTCCATGGGCGGCAATGCGGGCACGCAGACCATGACGGTGACCGTGCGGGCGCTGGCCACCCGCGATCTCGGGCGCTCCAACGCCTGGCGCATCATCGTGCGCGAGGCGGCGGTCGGCGTTCTCAACGGCGTCGTCTTCGCCATCATCATGGGAGGCGTCGCATCCCTGTGGTTCCAGACGCCCGAAATCGGCCTCGTGATCGGGCTCGCCCTCATCACCGTCCTGATCTTCGCGGCGCTGGGCGGCATCTTCGTGCCGCTGGGGCTCAACCGCCTCGGCGTGGACCCCGCCGTGTCCTCCGGCCCCTTCGTGACCACGATCACCGATATCGTGGGATTCTTCTCCTTCCTGGGTATAGCCACGCTCTGGTTTAATCTGTAA
- a CDS encoding GH25 family lysozyme, which translates to MTKRRRSSRRSRSSGLTTILRAARFGALTAIAFGLASCAISPASRYPAKGDARPHQGVATAHRLPIHGVDISKWQGQVDWASLRQAGTKFAFIKATEGGDHIDSRFTENWYGAKKAGVPRGAYHFVFWCRPAHEQAAWFKKNVPADPDALPPVLDVEWNGQSVNCPKKVPREQALSMIGVMLREMEAHTGKRPIIYTDITFHKEILEGEFTDYPFWIRSTAAEPHERYADRRWTFWQFTTTGRVPGVDGDVDRNTFYGTENQWRMFVQSACDPRDYRRLAPVGKCQGLDPVQTASIGD; encoded by the coding sequence ATGACGAAACGCCGCCGTTCCTCCCGCCGCTCCAGAAGCTCCGGTCTGACGACGATCCTTCGGGCTGCCCGCTTCGGCGCCCTGACCGCCATCGCGTTCGGCTTGGCCTCCTGCGCGATCTCCCCCGCGAGCCGCTACCCGGCCAAGGGCGATGCGCGCCCGCACCAGGGCGTCGCAACCGCCCATAGGCTCCCGATCCATGGGGTCGACATCTCCAAGTGGCAGGGCCAGGTGGACTGGGCCTCGCTGCGTCAGGCGGGCACGAAGTTCGCCTTCATCAAGGCCACCGAGGGCGGCGATCACATCGACAGCCGCTTCACGGAAAACTGGTACGGCGCGAAGAAGGCCGGCGTTCCGCGCGGGGCCTATCACTTCGTGTTCTGGTGCCGCCCGGCCCACGAGCAGGCGGCCTGGTTCAAGAAGAACGTGCCGGCCGACCCCGACGCCCTGCCCCCGGTCCTCGACGTGGAATGGAACGGCCAGTCCGTGAACTGCCCGAAGAAGGTTCCACGCGAGCAGGCCCTCTCCATGATCGGCGTCATGCTGCGTGAGATGGAGGCGCATACCGGCAAGCGCCCGATCATCTACACGGACATCACCTTCCATAAGGAAATCCTCGAAGGCGAGTTCACCGATTATCCGTTCTGGATCCGCAGCACCGCCGCGGAGCCTCACGAGCGCTACGCCGACCGCCGCTGGACCTTCTGGCAGTTCACCACCACCGGCCGCGTGCCGGGCGTCGACGGCGACGTGGACCGCAACACGTTCTACGGCACCGAGAACCAGTGGCGCATGTTCGTCCAGAGCGCCTGCGACCCGCGTGACTATCGCAGGCTCGCACCGGTCGGAAAATGCCAGGGCCTGGACCCGGTCCAGACCGCGAGCATCGGCGACTGA
- a CDS encoding calcium-binding protein: MGAENTSPLVVGTEGDDFLRTPVDGGSLAGLGGNDWLDGGDGNDTLDGGAGNDVLHGGYGDDTYLWRPEAGAYDVIHDPMGNDTIRIDAPHARLTFMRDPNTTSLKIVSDGAVLEVEGYFNPRLHIENIVFSDGTVWHLDDVLQVVSDPLPPPPHEEPPPPPLPPEEPPHQPVEIHGTGGNDLLVGGAEDNLIFGYDGDDTLAGGTGNNLLVGGSGNDTYRWNGGWDVIVDDSGDDTVEIGLDGHLTWSYQVGTDNLLIAADSGETLIVKHFFNPENGIERFTFSNGDVLTRADILERLPFPPHEEPPLPPHEEPPPPHGPVAIVGTEGNDDLQAPTGVSAAMNGLGGDDILIGSQYDDTLNGGAGDDQMIGGSGNDTYLWRPLTGSNDFISDIDGEDTLRIDATAGELTFSRNGNGFSLVISRGNSSLMIEGYFGWFNGNGHIEKIVFSDGIVWHLNDVLAALSETPPPPEEPPLPPGEIHGTSGNDLLVGGAGDNFVFGWDGDDTLAGGAGSNVLVGGNGNDTYRWTGGNGNDEIVDGSGDDTVEIAFDGHLTWSYQVGTDNLLIAADNGSTLIVRNFFDPEYGIERFTFSNGDVLTRADILERLPFPPHEDPPLPPENPPPHEEPSPSPRVIIGTDGDDILIGSDLDDTIDGGAGNDLLKGGSGNDTYIWGPGKGMDVVRDSGGIDRIVIDARPEELQFFGSTGDRSQALIIKAGNDQLLIEGYFNEEPFENGQIETLVFSNGVEWRMADVLAVLRDIPGPIPNPHPEPNPDPIPEPNPDPENPPPDGHPDPQPDPQPNPVGQLIIGTAGNDVLVGGDGNDTLDGGAGQDLLKGGAGNDTYRWALGSGNDTISDASGTDTLSIFANSSEVTLTASGRDFADLTIGLHGQTLVVRDYFVVTASGGYLENIAFADGQVWQVDKVWQALQTRIGGNGNDIIVGNDLSNILKGGSGRDKLNGGKGNDKLFGGHDKDVLTGGAGRDVFVFTKASDAGLGTNRDTITDFKCGFDRIDLSGIDANARTKVDNSFTKLLSGKAKFTAAGQLRYDAKTGILSGNTDKDAAAEFEIQLKSKLHLKLSDFVL, translated from the coding sequence ATGGGCGCAGAGAACACCTCCCCACTCGTCGTAGGGACGGAAGGCGACGATTTCCTCAGGACGCCTGTCGACGGCGGCTCTCTCGCCGGGCTCGGGGGCAATGACTGGCTCGACGGCGGCGACGGGAACGATACCCTCGACGGCGGGGCCGGCAACGACGTGCTGCATGGGGGATACGGCGACGACACCTATCTCTGGCGGCCCGAGGCGGGCGCTTACGACGTCATCCACGACCCCATGGGCAACGACACGATCCGGATCGATGCGCCGCACGCCCGGCTGACGTTCATGCGGGATCCGAACACGACCTCGCTCAAGATCGTGTCAGACGGCGCGGTCCTTGAAGTCGAGGGCTATTTCAACCCTCGGCTCCACATCGAGAACATCGTCTTCTCGGATGGCACCGTCTGGCACCTGGACGATGTGCTGCAGGTGGTGTCAGATCCCCTTCCGCCTCCGCCGCACGAGGAGCCCCCGCCGCCTCCCCTGCCCCCGGAAGAGCCGCCGCACCAGCCCGTGGAAATCCACGGCACCGGCGGCAACGACCTGCTCGTGGGTGGGGCTGAGGATAATCTCATCTTCGGCTATGACGGCGACGACACTCTCGCTGGCGGCACCGGCAACAACCTGCTCGTCGGCGGCAGCGGCAACGACACCTACCGCTGGAACGGCGGTTGGGATGTGATCGTGGACGACAGCGGCGACGACACGGTCGAGATCGGCCTCGACGGCCACCTGACCTGGTCGTATCAGGTCGGCACCGACAACCTGCTCATTGCCGCGGACAGCGGCGAGACGCTGATCGTCAAGCACTTCTTCAATCCGGAGAACGGCATCGAGCGCTTTACGTTCTCAAACGGCGACGTGCTGACGCGTGCCGACATTCTGGAGCGCCTGCCCTTCCCGCCGCACGAGGAGCCCCCGCTGCCCCCGCATGAGGAGCCCCCGCCGCCGCACGGGCCCGTCGCCATCGTCGGCACGGAGGGGAATGATGACCTCCAGGCGCCGACCGGGGTCAGCGCGGCGATGAACGGGCTCGGCGGCGACGACATTCTCATAGGAAGCCAGTACGACGATACCCTCAATGGAGGGGCTGGCGACGACCAGATGATCGGCGGTTCCGGCAACGATACCTATCTCTGGCGGCCCTTGACCGGATCGAACGATTTCATCTCCGATATCGACGGCGAGGACACTCTGCGGATCGATGCCACGGCGGGAGAACTGACCTTCAGCCGGAATGGGAACGGGTTCAGCCTAGTGATCTCGCGGGGCAATTCTTCCCTGATGATCGAGGGCTATTTCGGGTGGTTCAACGGCAACGGCCACATCGAGAAGATCGTCTTCTCGGACGGCATCGTCTGGCACCTGAACGACGTGCTGGCGGCGTTGTCCGAAACGCCTCCGCCGCCGGAGGAGCCTCCGCTACCGCCTGGGGAAATCCACGGCACCAGCGGCAACGATCTGCTCGTGGGCGGGGCTGGGGACAATTTCGTCTTCGGCTGGGACGGCGACGACACCCTCGCTGGCGGAGCAGGCAGTAATGTGCTCGTCGGCGGCAACGGTAACGACACCTACCGCTGGACCGGCGGCAACGGCAACGACGAGATCGTGGACGGCAGCGGCGACGATACGGTCGAGATCGCTTTCGATGGCCACCTGACCTGGTCGTACCAGGTCGGCACCGACAACCTGCTCATCGCCGCGGACAACGGCAGCACCCTGATCGTCAGGAACTTCTTCGATCCGGAATACGGCATCGAGCGTTTCACGTTCTCGAACGGCGACGTGCTGACCCGTGCCGACATTCTGGAGCGCCTGCCCTTCCCGCCGCACGAGGACCCTCCGCTGCCGCCTGAGAACCCGCCTCCGCACGAGGAGCCGTCTCCCTCACCCAGAGTGATCATCGGTACGGATGGCGACGATATCCTGATCGGCAGCGATCTCGACGACACCATCGACGGTGGCGCCGGCAACGATCTGCTCAAGGGAGGCTCTGGAAACGACACCTATATCTGGGGTCCCGGCAAGGGAATGGATGTGGTTCGCGACTCCGGTGGCATCGACAGGATCGTCATCGATGCTAGGCCAGAAGAGCTGCAATTCTTCGGTAGCACCGGCGACAGGAGTCAGGCCCTGATCATCAAGGCCGGCAACGATCAGCTCCTCATCGAGGGTTATTTCAACGAAGAGCCTTTCGAGAACGGACAGATTGAAACGCTGGTCTTTTCCAATGGAGTCGAGTGGCGGATGGCGGACGTACTCGCTGTGCTCCGAGACATTCCCGGCCCAATTCCGAATCCTCACCCGGAGCCAAATCCGGATCCGATTCCAGAGCCAAATCCGGATCCCGAAAACCCGCCACCGGACGGGCATCCCGACCCGCAGCCGGATCCGCAGCCGAATCCAGTGGGCCAGCTGATCATCGGAACGGCCGGGAACGACGTCCTTGTGGGCGGCGACGGGAACGACACCCTCGACGGCGGGGCCGGCCAGGATCTGCTGAAGGGCGGCGCCGGGAACGACACCTATCGCTGGGCCCTGGGCAGCGGAAACGATACGATCTCCGATGCGAGCGGCACCGATACCTTGAGCATTTTCGCCAATTCGTCGGAAGTGACCCTCACGGCGAGCGGTCGCGACTTCGCGGATCTGACCATCGGTCTCCATGGCCAAACGCTGGTCGTCCGGGACTACTTCGTCGTCACGGCGAGCGGCGGCTATCTGGAGAACATCGCGTTCGCCGACGGCCAGGTCTGGCAGGTCGATAAAGTCTGGCAGGCCCTGCAGACGAGGATTGGCGGGAACGGCAACGACATCATCGTCGGCAACGACCTCAGCAACATCCTCAAGGGCGGATCAGGCCGCGACAAGCTCAACGGGGGCAAAGGCAACGACAAGCTCTTTGGCGGACATGACAAAGACGTCCTGACGGGGGGAGCGGGCCGAGACGTCTTCGTGTTCACGAAAGCCTCCGACGCCGGCCTTGGCACGAACCGCGACACGATCACGGACTTCAAGTGCGGGTTCGATCGCATCGATCTCAGCGGCATCGACGCCAATGCCCGGACGAAGGTCGACAACAGCTTCACGAAGCTCCTCTCCGGGAAAGCGAAGTTCACGGCGGCCGGGCAGCTTCGCTACGACGCCAAGACCGGGATCCTGTCCGGCAATACGGACAAGGACGCGGCGGCGGAGTTCGAGATCCAGCTGAAGAGCAAACTGCATCTCAAGCTGAGCGATTTCGTCCTTTAG
- a CDS encoding isovaleryl-CoA dehydrogenase, with amino-acid sequence MLPNAAQSFNFDLGETADAIRETVRDFAQEKIAPRAEEIDRTNQFPRDLWPQMGDLGLHGITVEEEYGGTGLGYLEHVIAMEEISRASASVGLSYGAHSNLCVNQIRRNGTDDQKRRYLPKLISGEHVGALAMSEPGSGSDVVSMRTRAEKRGDRYVLNGNKMWITNGPSAETLVVYAKTDPEAGARGITAFLIEKDFKGFSTHQKLDKLGMRGSDTCELVFEDCEVPEENVLGQVGKGVNVLMSGLDYERAVLAAGPLGIMQACMDVVFPYIHERKQFGQSIGEFQLVQGKVADMYVTMNAAKAYVYAVAKACDRSETTREDAAGAILYAAEKATQCALDAIQLLGGNGYINDYPTGRLLRDAKLYEIGAGTSEIRRMLIGRELFAKTA; translated from the coding sequence ATGCTGCCGAACGCCGCCCAAAGCTTCAATTTCGACCTCGGCGAGACCGCCGACGCGATCCGTGAAACCGTGCGCGACTTCGCGCAGGAGAAGATCGCCCCGCGCGCCGAGGAGATCGACCGCACGAACCAGTTCCCGCGCGATCTCTGGCCCCAGATGGGCGACCTTGGCCTCCACGGCATCACCGTCGAGGAGGAATACGGCGGCACCGGCCTGGGCTATCTCGAGCACGTGATCGCCATGGAGGAAATCTCCCGCGCCTCGGCGTCCGTCGGCCTCTCCTACGGGGCGCATTCCAACCTCTGCGTCAACCAGATCCGCCGCAACGGCACGGACGACCAGAAGCGCCGCTACCTGCCGAAGCTCATCTCCGGCGAGCATGTGGGCGCGCTGGCGATGTCGGAGCCCGGCTCGGGCTCCGACGTGGTCTCCATGCGCACCCGCGCGGAGAAGCGCGGCGACCGTTACGTGCTCAACGGCAACAAGATGTGGATCACCAACGGTCCGAGCGCCGAGACGCTCGTGGTCTACGCCAAGACGGACCCGGAGGCAGGTGCGCGCGGCATCACGGCCTTTCTCATCGAGAAGGATTTCAAAGGCTTTTCCACGCACCAGAAGCTCGACAAGCTCGGCATGCGGGGCTCCGACACCTGCGAACTGGTCTTCGAGGATTGCGAGGTGCCCGAGGAGAACGTGCTGGGACAGGTCGGCAAGGGCGTGAACGTGCTCATGTCCGGTCTCGACTACGAACGCGCCGTGCTCGCCGCCGGCCCCTTGGGCATCATGCAGGCCTGCATGGACGTGGTGTTTCCCTATATTCACGAGCGCAAGCAGTTCGGCCAGTCCATCGGCGAGTTCCAGCTCGTTCAGGGCAAGGTGGCCGACATGTACGTGACCATGAACGCCGCGAAGGCCTATGTCTATGCGGTGGCGAAGGCCTGCGACCGGAGCGAGACCACCCGCGAGGACGCCGCCGGGGCGATCCTCTACGCGGCCGAGAAGGCCACGCAATGCGCCCTCGACGCCATCCAGCTCCTCGGCGGAAACGGCTACATCAACGATTACCCGACGGGCCGCCTTCTGCGCGACGCAAAGCTCTACGAGATCGGCGCGGGCACCAGCGAGATCCGTCGCATGCTGATCGGTCGCGAGCTGTTCGCGAAGACCGCATAG
- a CDS encoding ribonuclease activity regulator RraA, with the protein MTLDKTIADALRAASTATITTVLLKKGVRRCWMKGPMPAFNATEKMVGRAFTLRFVPAREDLATPESWASPISTRAAIEAMPEGCIAVVDSMGVTDAGIFGDILTARMEKRGVAALVTDGAVRDAVGVEGTNLPVWCAGVAAPPSVAGLTFVGWQEPIGCGGVAIFPDDVIVADRDGVVVIPAALVEDVAKAAVEQERYELWVMREVEKGVPLPGLYPPNAETKARYEAESKV; encoded by the coding sequence ATGACTCTCGACAAGACGATCGCCGACGCCCTGCGCGCCGCCTCCACCGCCACGATCACCACCGTGCTGCTGAAGAAGGGCGTCCGCCGCTGCTGGATGAAGGGGCCGATGCCAGCCTTCAACGCGACGGAGAAGATGGTGGGCCGCGCCTTCACGCTTCGCTTCGTTCCCGCCCGCGAAGATCTGGCGACGCCCGAGTCCTGGGCCTCTCCGATCTCGACGCGCGCGGCCATCGAGGCCATGCCCGAGGGTTGCATCGCGGTCGTCGATTCCATGGGCGTGACCGATGCCGGCATCTTCGGCGATATCCTCACGGCCCGCATGGAAAAGCGCGGCGTCGCGGCGCTCGTCACGGACGGCGCCGTGCGTGATGCGGTCGGCGTCGAGGGCACGAATCTTCCGGTCTGGTGCGCGGGCGTCGCCGCGCCGCCTTCGGTGGCGGGCCTCACCTTCGTCGGCTGGCAGGAGCCCATCGGTTGCGGCGGCGTCGCGATCTTCCCCGACGACGTGATCGTCGCGGACCGCGACGGCGTGGTGGTCATTCCCGCCGCCCTCGTCGAGGATGTGGCGAAAGCCGCCGTCGAGCAGGAACGCTACGAGTTGTGGGTCATGCGCGAAGTGGAGAAGGGCGTTCCCCTCCCCGGGCTCTACCCGCCGAACGCGGAGACGAAGGCCCGCTACGAGGCCGAGTCCAAGGTTTAA
- a CDS encoding YdcF family protein, with amino-acid sequence MFYYVSKIAWFFATPSNLLLSLILLSLLVALVRRLRGFGLGLAIVATVATIALGLLPVATFLMAPLEERFPQFQDDGKPVDGIILLGGAIDASDSVSRGQIAANEAAERILDTIQLAHRYPQARILISGGGGTVFGDGVDEAPVVADYFKSIGIDPARFIIEDRSRTTAENALYSRALVQPKDGERWLLVTSAWHMPRAVGVFDKVGFPVTPYPVDFRTGGGANNLYIFASISDGLRRLDVVAKEWAGLVGYYLAGRMNVLFPAPHASPSAAGSASL; translated from the coding sequence GTGTTTTACTACGTCTCTAAGATCGCCTGGTTCTTCGCCACGCCGTCCAACCTGCTTCTCAGCCTGATCCTGCTGAGCCTCCTCGTCGCGCTGGTGCGCCGCCTGCGGGGATTCGGACTGGGCCTTGCGATCGTCGCCACGGTAGCGACGATCGCGCTCGGGCTCCTGCCCGTCGCCACCTTTCTCATGGCGCCACTGGAAGAGCGCTTTCCTCAGTTTCAGGACGACGGAAAGCCGGTGGATGGAATCATCCTGCTCGGCGGCGCCATCGATGCGTCGGACTCCGTTTCGCGCGGACAGATCGCCGCCAACGAGGCGGCGGAGCGCATTCTCGACACGATCCAGCTCGCCCATCGCTATCCGCAGGCGCGCATCCTGATTTCCGGCGGCGGCGGCACGGTGTTCGGCGACGGCGTCGACGAGGCGCCCGTCGTCGCGGATTACTTCAAGAGCATCGGCATCGACCCGGCCCGCTTCATCATCGAGGACCGCTCGCGCACGACGGCGGAAAACGCGCTCTATTCGCGCGCGCTCGTGCAGCCCAAGGACGGCGAGCGCTGGCTTCTCGTGACCTCGGCGTGGCACATGCCCCGCGCTGTGGGGGTCTTCGACAAGGTGGGCTTTCCCGTCACTCCCTATCCGGTGGATTTCCGGACCGGTGGCGGCGCGAACAATCTCTACATCTTCGCGTCTATTTCCGACGGATTGCGGCGGCTCGATGTGGTGGCGAAGGAATGGGCCGGGCTCGTCGGTTATTACCTGGCGGGCCGCATGAACGTGCTGTTCCCGGCTCCTCACGCCTCCCCATCGGCGGCGGGAAGCGCGAGCCTGTAG